In one window of Nodosilinea sp. PGN35 DNA:
- a CDS encoding HNH endonuclease, translated as MPIIRDRYSDDWPQRARALKDAAGWQCQQCDRPCRRPGESWSELGDRVFALGWGLELHKRGRFTLTVAHLDQLPGNDDPTNLAALCSPCHLRHDTPHRQGNRRRKREYFGQLPLLEDDHG; from the coding sequence ATGCCCATTATTCGAGATCGCTACTCTGACGACTGGCCGCAGCGGGCCAGGGCGCTGAAAGATGCCGCCGGTTGGCAGTGCCAGCAGTGCGATCGCCCCTGCCGTCGGCCTGGGGAGAGTTGGTCAGAGCTGGGCGATCGCGTCTTTGCCTTGGGGTGGGGCCTGGAGCTGCACAAGCGGGGGCGGTTCACGCTGACGGTAGCTCACCTCGATCAGCTGCCCGGCAACGATGACCCGACCAACCTGGCGGCGCTCTGTTCGCCCTGCCACCTGCGCCACGACACGCCTCACCGCCAGGGCAACCGGCGGCGCAAGCGGGAGTATTTTGGCCAGCTGCCCCTACTGGAAGACGACCATGGTTAA
- a CDS encoding GIY-YIG nuclease family protein has product MKILSDLPSVPLNERGYLPAVSGVYIAATATQILYVGQSGDMRQRWRSHNQLDRLVGFEGVRLYYLLTPQGFCGQLESALIRQFAPLLNTSNGEVPLGDRPPSARAPKAVIQNANVELLRRYIDLLEGLLRDFDNRVRRVLFILAGDRQPPDDLLSVTTSLATERARLLLAEEGLEHHKLSQKQIEEFLASARSPS; this is encoded by the coding sequence ATGAAAATTTTGAGCGACCTTCCTTCTGTACCCTTGAATGAGCGGGGGTATTTACCTGCTGTATCGGGGGTCTATATTGCGGCAACGGCAACCCAAATTCTCTACGTGGGTCAATCAGGAGACATGCGGCAACGCTGGCGATCGCACAATCAGCTTGATCGCTTAGTTGGATTTGAGGGGGTCAGGCTTTACTACCTACTGACTCCTCAGGGCTTCTGCGGTCAGCTAGAGTCTGCGCTAATTAGACAGTTTGCCCCCCTGCTCAATACCAGTAATGGAGAGGTGCCCCTGGGCGATCGCCCCCCATCTGCCCGTGCACCAAAGGCTGTAATTCAGAATGCCAATGTCGAATTACTACGCCGCTACATTGACCTTTTAGAAGGCCTGCTTCGTGATTTTGACAATCGCGTTCGCAGGGTGTTGTTTATTCTGGCTGGTGACCGGCAGCCTCCTGATGACCTATTGAGCGTCACTACCAGCTTGGCGACTGAAAGGGCAAGACTTCTGTTGGCTGAAGAGGGCTTGGAACATCACAAGCTTAGCCAGAAGCAAATTGAGGAATTTTTAGCCTCTGCCCGCTCACCCTCATAG
- a CDS encoding transposase, translating into MPQIVGIEVGKTSIVCCCLKTEEIPPNYGQFARSYSPQTLLSNISGAQTLLELGDVFIIEPTGDYSKIWIDLLKANERCVLRVNPKRVRAMKEYHGIMSKTDRYDSAFLALYGAENFENPDAFLSDYAEDLREVLLQHVFISRMAGNHQRRLWQLLSREWPEACRSRSGSKPQQNREFLEATPPGLWRFIAGEEYSQAARRQRSLDETIGSGLSELSRTLAAQVCELERKQYAMEERISTLSAAPEFAPYHTVFDLFGFGPLTRASILSRVYPFQQFMGPDGKPIRLRVPSAKGDRLHRRNKSLGAFRLSLGNGTKTYQSGQLQTEKAAGPKYARVSLYLHVRSQVVLRGNSSGAAPKYLRKHREFYQALPPMPHTKAVSKVMSLVVKDLYRELLASL; encoded by the coding sequence ATGCCCCAAATAGTTGGAATCGAAGTCGGCAAGACTTCTATCGTTTGCTGCTGTCTAAAAACCGAGGAGATCCCCCCAAACTACGGTCAATTTGCCCGCTCCTACAGTCCACAAACCCTGCTGTCGAATATCAGCGGTGCGCAGACTCTCCTAGAGCTGGGTGATGTGTTCATCATTGAGCCCACCGGCGACTACTCAAAAATCTGGATCGACCTGCTGAAGGCCAACGAGCGCTGTGTTCTCAGGGTCAACCCCAAGCGGGTTCGCGCCATGAAGGAGTATCACGGCATCATGTCGAAGACAGATCGCTATGACAGTGCCTTCCTAGCGCTCTATGGTGCCGAAAATTTCGAGAACCCCGACGCCTTTCTCAGTGACTACGCCGAAGACCTTAGAGAGGTGCTGCTACAGCACGTCTTCATCAGTCGGATGGCAGGTAACCACCAGCGCCGCCTGTGGCAGCTCCTCTCCAGGGAGTGGCCGGAAGCCTGCCGCAGCCGCAGCGGGAGCAAGCCACAGCAGAACAGGGAGTTTTTAGAAGCTACTCCCCCGGGCCTGTGGCGCTTTATTGCCGGAGAAGAGTACAGCCAGGCCGCGCGCCGACAGCGCTCTTTAGACGAAACAATCGGCAGTGGCCTATCGGAGCTATCGCGTACTCTGGCCGCCCAGGTCTGCGAGCTGGAGCGCAAACAGTATGCCATGGAGGAGCGCATTAGTACCTTGAGCGCCGCGCCTGAATTCGCTCCCTACCACACTGTTTTCGATCTGTTCGGGTTTGGCCCCCTCACTCGGGCGTCTATTCTCAGCCGTGTCTATCCCTTTCAGCAATTCATGGGACCAGACGGTAAACCCATCAGGTTACGAGTTCCCTCCGCCAAGGGAGATCGCCTGCACCGCCGCAATAAGTCTCTAGGGGCCTTTCGCCTCAGTTTGGGCAATGGCACCAAAACCTATCAGTCTGGCCAGCTCCAGACCGAAAAGGCCGCCGGGCCAAAGTACGCCCGCGTCTCCCTCTATCTGCACGTTCGCTCTCAGGTGGTCCTTAGGGGCAATTCATCAGGGGCAGCCCCCAAGTACCTCCGTAAGCACCGCGAGTTTTATCAGGCCCTGCCCCCCATGCCCCACACCAAAGCGGTGTCTAAGGTCATGTCCCTGGTGGTCAAAGACCTCTACAGAGAGCTGCTGGCCAGCCTGTAA
- a CDS encoding glycosyltransferase 61 family protein: MGLSFVEVLPEIKIPASMIFSYPTALGDTLRPAIERIFLPEEYLHPLQVKIDVSSRQTGPREPVSKRARLHKALRNAVKGVQVLDYPERFLFDGRKELDTNIGHVIENLAAPALLAKQMLSKRLGQDIDVHVILRERAPGLAREVFETLKIPVIYTDDSVYGEVISISVARPSAATSPEALQFLPIINEKPVAELDSKLYNLHAALFNESEFSNPEPLTAEKIFIPRRGNRCLINNDEVIQFLEGKGFKTYYFEDLTCAQKWAITRDVKVVVAVHGAALSHMAFNRLGLQNSAQPGSGVKVVELYSPGWASRWAHRRHISGLNGQWCGVRGQVTPEFLKTIDFSDLPSGIVIPSQNSFKVDCESIQMALDYLEVV, from the coding sequence ATGGGGTTGTCATTCGTTGAAGTTTTGCCTGAGATCAAAATTCCCGCTTCAATGATCTTTTCTTACCCCACGGCGCTGGGAGATACCCTGCGTCCCGCGATCGAAAGAATATTTCTGCCTGAGGAATATCTCCATCCCTTACAGGTCAAAATAGACGTTAGCTCTCGCCAGACAGGCCCCAGAGAACCAGTTTCTAAGCGCGCAAGACTTCACAAAGCGCTCCGCAACGCTGTCAAAGGGGTTCAGGTACTAGACTATCCGGAAAGGTTTTTATTTGATGGCCGAAAAGAGCTAGATACCAACATAGGCCATGTCATTGAAAACTTGGCAGCTCCGGCTTTGCTGGCCAAGCAAATGCTGAGTAAACGCCTGGGTCAAGACATCGACGTTCACGTAATTTTAAGAGAACGAGCCCCAGGCCTGGCTCGGGAGGTCTTCGAGACTCTCAAAATCCCGGTGATTTACACCGACGATAGCGTCTACGGCGAAGTAATTTCGATCTCAGTCGCTCGGCCCAGTGCAGCAACCAGTCCAGAGGCACTTCAGTTCTTGCCAATCATAAATGAAAAACCAGTTGCCGAGCTAGATTCAAAGCTCTATAACCTCCACGCAGCTCTATTCAATGAATCTGAATTTTCAAACCCTGAGCCCTTAACCGCAGAGAAAATTTTTATCCCTCGCAGAGGAAATCGCTGCTTAATCAACAACGATGAAGTGATTCAGTTTCTTGAAGGCAAAGGCTTTAAAACCTACTATTTTGAAGATTTAACCTGTGCTCAGAAGTGGGCAATTACCCGCGATGTCAAGGTCGTAGTTGCCGTTCACGGTGCTGCCCTCAGCCATATGGCCTTCAATCGTTTGGGGCTTCAGAACTCCGCTCAGCCCGGCAGCGGAGTCAAGGTGGTTGAACTCTACTCCCCGGGTTGGGCCAGCCGCTGGGCCCATCGACGCCACATCAGTGGCCTGAACGGACAGTGGTGCGGGGTTCGCGGTCAGGTCACCCCAGAGTTCTTGAAAACCATAGACTTCTCTGATTTGCCCTCTGGAATTGTCATACCGTCTCAAAATTCCTTTAAGGTTGACTGTGAGTCTATTCAGATGGCGCTTGACTATCTGGAGGTTGTTTAG
- a CDS encoding AAA family ATPase, whose amino-acid sequence MSFKASVQHFQTLVTSFHPVVVIDTVEEERVQGLISAACTDMQMAVFEWSIAQGLMRSPDSPDHRWQNEYAPPGTRRGQALPKTSEPLDMLRHIQEMSFKAIFWLKDFAPHLKDPVVARQLREVAEQFSHHRSTLVITGSGNDLPPEIAHDAVYFDIKLPEPEELYNAVSDVVRALKGRVKVDLTPEDIRALVSALRGMTLSQTRKVVSYAALHDGRLDADDVKRVLERKARVIHEEGLLDYFPSETNLSELGGFEGLKRWLGYARVGFTPQARQYNLPAPKGILIVGIQGCGKSLAAKTIARQWHLPLLKLDAGRLYDKYVGESDKNFRRAVTMAETMAPCILWIDEIEKSMGQTSSEADGGLSRRLFGYFLTWLQEKSEEIFVVATANDLSAIPPELLRKGRFDEIFFVDLPEADERRDVLGIHLSRRQQGLENFDLDELVVATEGFSGAEIEQAVITAHYRALYENRPADTALVLEEIKRTVPLSVTRREDIQRLRAVARERFVAAR is encoded by the coding sequence ATGTCTTTTAAAGCCAGCGTGCAGCACTTTCAAACCCTGGTGACTTCTTTTCATCCGGTGGTGGTGATCGATACCGTAGAGGAGGAGCGGGTGCAGGGATTGATCAGCGCCGCCTGCACCGACATGCAGATGGCGGTGTTTGAGTGGAGCATTGCCCAGGGGTTGATGCGATCGCCCGACAGCCCCGACCACCGCTGGCAAAACGAATACGCCCCCCCCGGCACCAGGCGCGGCCAGGCTCTGCCCAAGACCAGCGAGCCCCTCGACATGCTGCGCCACATTCAGGAGATGAGCTTTAAAGCCATCTTCTGGCTCAAGGACTTTGCCCCCCACCTCAAAGATCCCGTGGTCGCCCGGCAGCTGCGGGAGGTGGCCGAACAGTTTTCCCACCACCGCTCCACCCTGGTGATCACCGGCAGCGGCAATGACCTGCCCCCCGAAATTGCCCACGACGCCGTGTATTTCGACATCAAGCTGCCCGAGCCCGAAGAACTTTACAATGCCGTCTCTGACGTCGTGCGGGCGCTGAAGGGGCGCGTCAAAGTTGACCTCACCCCCGAAGATATTCGCGCCCTGGTAAGCGCCCTACGGGGTATGACCCTGAGCCAGACCCGCAAAGTGGTCTCCTACGCCGCCCTGCACGACGGCCGCCTCGATGCCGACGACGTCAAGCGCGTGCTGGAGCGCAAGGCCCGCGTCATTCATGAAGAGGGGCTGCTCGACTACTTCCCCTCCGAGACAAACCTGTCGGAACTGGGCGGGTTTGAGGGCCTCAAACGCTGGCTGGGCTACGCCAGGGTAGGCTTTACGCCCCAGGCCCGCCAGTACAATCTGCCCGCCCCAAAAGGCATTTTGATCGTCGGCATTCAGGGCTGCGGCAAGTCGCTGGCGGCCAAAACCATCGCCCGCCAGTGGCATCTGCCCCTGCTCAAGCTCGATGCCGGTCGCCTCTACGACAAGTACGTGGGGGAGTCTGACAAAAACTTTCGCCGCGCCGTCACTATGGCCGAGACTATGGCCCCCTGCATCCTGTGGATCGACGAAATTGAAAAGAGCATGGGCCAAACCAGCAGCGAGGCCGATGGCGGGCTCAGCCGCCGCCTGTTTGGCTACTTTCTCACCTGGCTACAGGAAAAATCCGAGGAGATCTTTGTGGTAGCCACCGCCAACGACCTCTCGGCCATTCCACCGGAGCTGCTGCGCAAAGGCCGCTTTGACGAAATTTTCTTTGTCGATCTGCCCGAGGCCGATGAACGACGCGACGTTCTGGGCATTCACCTGAGTCGTCGTCAGCAGGGACTGGAAAACTTTGACCTCGACGAACTGGTGGTGGCTACCGAGGGCTTTAGCGGAGCCGAAATTGAGCAGGCGGTCATTACCGCCCACTATCGCGCCCTCTACGAAAATCGCCCTGCCGACACTGCCCTGGTGCTAGAGGAGATCAAGCGCACGGTGCCCCTTTCGGTCACCCGCCGAGAAGACATTCAGCGGCTGCGGGCGGTAGCCCGGGAGCGGTTTGTCGCCGCCCGCTAG
- a CDS encoding DUF1361 domain-containing protein: MRWLLLDIASAFNNVYSGWILWNLFLAFIPLVLSFSLFRRQALPKGWFLASWLVVGLIGVAGLLPRISRVLQGWANIAGEGGVATQLRLLWLVGVVVLAAVLSVRIFKRQQTAKGWLWWVGLVMFFAFLPNAPYVLTDIIHLIRGTSSGQIPVWVIALVFIPIHTAAIVLGFEAYVISILNLVSYLKQYGAKALILPMELLIHALCALGIYLGRFLRFNSWDLVVDPTGVLADTLDILTSRRPVAVIFVTFVILASFYWLMKQITLGLKLRIRYARQGIDVLD, translated from the coding sequence ATGAGATGGCTCCTGCTTGACATTGCCAGCGCCTTTAACAACGTTTACAGCGGCTGGATTCTGTGGAATCTGTTTCTAGCCTTTATTCCTCTGGTACTCAGCTTTAGCCTCTTTCGCCGCCAGGCCCTGCCCAAAGGGTGGTTTTTGGCCTCCTGGCTGGTGGTGGGCCTGATCGGGGTTGCGGGTCTGCTGCCCCGCATTTCACGGGTGCTCCAGGGCTGGGCCAACATCGCCGGAGAGGGGGGGGTAGCCACCCAGCTGCGGCTGCTGTGGCTGGTAGGGGTGGTTGTGCTAGCGGCTGTTCTCAGCGTCAGAATTTTCAAGCGGCAACAGACTGCCAAGGGCTGGCTTTGGTGGGTGGGGCTGGTGATGTTTTTTGCCTTTTTGCCCAACGCTCCCTACGTGCTCACCGACATCATTCACCTGATTCGAGGCACCAGCTCGGGGCAAATCCCGGTCTGGGTAATCGCTCTGGTGTTTATTCCCATTCATACCGCTGCCATTGTGCTGGGGTTTGAGGCCTACGTCATCTCAATTCTCAACCTGGTCAGCTACCTCAAGCAGTACGGTGCCAAGGCGCTGATTTTGCCCATGGAGCTGTTAATTCATGCCCTCTGTGCCCTGGGCATTTATCTGGGGCGTTTCCTGCGCTTCAACAGCTGGGATTTAGTGGTTGACCCCACGGGTGTTCTGGCCGATACCCTCGATATTCTCACCTCCCGCCGCCCGGTGGCCGTTATTTTTGTCACCTTCGTCATTTTGGCGAGCTTCTACTGGTTGATGAAGCAGATCACCCTGGGGCTCAAGCTGCGGATTCGCTATGCCCGCCAAGGCATTGACGTGCTGGATTGA
- a CDS encoding S10 family peptidase, which produces MPDHPPRQGSTTEHMLGSQPYTASAQWQTLYEHDRPVAELFHVAYTIADQNPAQRPITFVFNGGPGAASAYLHVGALGPRRVVFNPDGSLPRPPVEVADNGESWLSFTDLVFIDPVGTGFSRVLPRDDDKADKSDKPEEKPADKGEDKPDEKAKKFWTVDRDLNALGEFIQGYLSAHHRWLSPVFIAGESYGGFRVAKLCRRLQQDYGVGLCGAVLISPVMEFMLLEGNDYSLSGWATVIPSMAATAVYHGRVNTTDSPAAHGAKAADFARKSLIPFLALGGTATAEDQQRVFDRLAYLIGLPLEVVQRHRGRIDIVVFARELLRHQQRILGLYDGSVTAIDPFPDRLMHEGTDPTLEGIDRLFTGAINSHLRSTLGVSTTLTYNLLSFEVFKAWEFLPESDYRQGFVGSVDDLRVGMALNPYLQVYITHGIYDLVTPYFSSEHLRDLMNLNPELGPNLTLRHFQGGHMFYTWDESRRQWFEDMQGFYRRASGK; this is translated from the coding sequence ATGCCAGACCATCCCCCGCGCCAGGGCAGCACCACCGAGCACATGCTGGGCAGCCAGCCCTACACCGCCTCGGCCCAGTGGCAAACCCTCTACGAGCACGACAGGCCCGTAGCCGAGTTGTTCCACGTGGCCTACACCATCGCCGACCAGAACCCGGCCCAGCGACCGATCACCTTTGTGTTTAACGGCGGGCCGGGAGCGGCGTCGGCCTACCTACATGTGGGCGCTCTGGGGCCGCGCCGGGTGGTATTTAACCCCGACGGCAGCCTGCCGCGCCCGCCGGTAGAGGTGGCCGACAACGGTGAGAGCTGGCTGAGCTTCACCGATCTGGTGTTCATTGACCCGGTGGGTACGGGTTTTAGCCGCGTTTTGCCCAGGGATGACGACAAAGCTGATAAATCCGACAAGCCCGAGGAAAAGCCCGCCGACAAAGGCGAGGACAAACCCGACGAAAAGGCCAAAAAATTCTGGACGGTCGATCGCGACCTCAACGCCCTGGGAGAGTTTATTCAGGGCTACCTGTCGGCCCACCACCGCTGGCTGTCGCCGGTATTTATCGCCGGGGAGAGCTACGGCGGCTTTCGGGTGGCCAAGCTCTGCCGCCGGCTCCAGCAGGACTACGGCGTCGGCCTGTGCGGCGCAGTGCTGATTTCGCCCGTCATGGAGTTTATGCTGCTGGAGGGCAACGACTACAGCCTCAGCGGCTGGGCCACGGTGATTCCCTCTATGGCGGCTACGGCGGTGTACCACGGCCGGGTCAACACCACCGACAGCCCCGCCGCCCACGGGGCCAAGGCGGCTGATTTTGCCCGCAAGTCCCTGATTCCCTTTTTGGCCCTGGGCGGTACCGCCACCGCCGAAGACCAACAGCGAGTGTTTGACCGACTGGCCTACCTGATTGGGCTACCCCTGGAGGTGGTGCAGCGCCACCGGGGTCGCATTGATATTGTGGTGTTTGCCCGCGAGCTGCTGCGCCACCAGCAGCGGATTTTGGGCCTCTACGACGGCTCGGTCACCGCCATTGACCCGTTCCCCGATCGCCTCATGCACGAGGGCACCGACCCCACCCTGGAGGGTATCGATCGCCTGTTTACCGGGGCGATCAACAGCCACCTGCGCTCAACCCTGGGGGTGAGCACCACCCTGACCTACAACCTGCTCAGCTTTGAGGTGTTTAAAGCCTGGGAATTTTTGCCCGAGAGCGACTACCGCCAGGGCTTTGTGGGCTCGGTGGATGACCTGCGGGTGGGCATGGCCCTCAACCCCTACCTCCAGGTCTACATTACCCACGGCATCTATGACCTGGTGACGCCCTACTTCTCCTCAGAGCACCTGAGGGATCTGATGAACCTCAACCCTGAGCTGGGCCCCAATCTCACCCTGCGCCACTTTCAGGGGGGCCACATGTTCTACACCTGGGATGAGTCGCGGCGGCAATGGTTTGAGGATATGCAGGGGTTCTACCGGCGGGCCTCGGGGAAGTAG
- a CDS encoding tellurite resistance TerB family protein, with translation MTESSMGIAEALASIALVAIAADGYLADQEGQDMTMLLSRMALFSSYSSEAMHRLFDKLLVRLKTDGPGVMVDQAKASLPQDLRETAFAIATDLVLSDRTVTPQEQAFLEDLYRILEIPSALAQQIVQVMTIKNRG, from the coding sequence ATGACCGAGTCATCCATGGGCATCGCCGAGGCTCTGGCCAGCATTGCGCTAGTGGCGATCGCCGCCGACGGCTACCTGGCCGACCAGGAGGGGCAGGATATGACCATGCTGCTGTCGCGTATGGCCCTGTTTAGCAGCTACTCTAGCGAGGCTATGCACCGCCTGTTTGACAAGCTGCTCGTGCGCCTGAAGACCGACGGGCCAGGGGTGATGGTGGATCAGGCGAAGGCCAGTCTCCCCCAGGATCTGCGGGAGACGGCCTTTGCGATCGCCACCGACCTGGTGCTGTCTGACCGCACGGTCACCCCCCAGGAGCAGGCGTTTTTAGAAGACCTCTACCGCATTCTAGAGATTCCCAGCGCCCTGGCCCAGCAGATTGTGCAGGTGATGACGATTAAAAATCGGGGCTAG
- the pyrR gene encoding bifunctional pyr operon transcriptional regulator/uracil phosphoribosyltransferase PyrR yields MNASSSVVEILSAEEMRRTLNRLASEVVERGGDLNRLVLLGIYTRGVPLAHLLAQQIQRLEGVELPVGAIDITLYRDDLDKISTRTPARTDIPFDISDRVVVLVDDVIFSGRTIRAALNAVIDYGRPSAIRLAVLIDRGHRELPVRPDFVGKTLPTAKDESVKVFLQATDGRDGVELLKPE; encoded by the coding sequence ATGAATGCAAGCAGCAGCGTGGTCGAAATTTTGTCGGCGGAGGAAATGCGCCGCACCCTGAACCGACTGGCGTCGGAGGTGGTGGAGCGGGGCGGCGACCTGAATCGCCTGGTGCTGCTGGGTATCTACACCCGAGGGGTGCCTCTGGCCCACCTGCTGGCCCAGCAGATTCAGCGGTTGGAGGGGGTAGAGCTGCCGGTGGGGGCGATCGACATCACCCTGTACCGCGACGACCTGGACAAAATCAGCACCCGCACCCCGGCCCGCACCGACATTCCCTTCGACATCAGCGATCGCGTGGTGGTGCTGGTGGACGATGTAATCTTTAGCGGGCGCACCATTCGCGCCGCCCTCAACGCAGTGATCGACTACGGTCGGCCCAGCGCCATTCGCCTGGCGGTGCTGATCGACCGGGGCCATCGGGAACTGCCGGTGCGCCCTGACTTTGTGGGCAAGACCCTGCCGACGGCGAAGGACGAGTCGGTGAAAGTATTTTTGCAGGCTACCGACGGGCGAGATGGGGTCGAGCTGCTAAAGCCGGAGTAG
- the fni gene encoding type 2 isopentenyl-diphosphate Delta-isomerase, whose amino-acid sequence MTVLPAVSETPAHETQTRKADHLRICLEGPVQCAQITTGLEHYRFSHCCLPELDYQDIELNTTFLGHRLGAPLLVSSMTGGTDAAHQINRRLAAVAQRYGLAMGVGSQRVAVENPDLMATFAVRAQAPDILLLANLGAVQLNYGYGLDQCRQVVERLEASGLILHLNPLQEAVQTGGDTNFKGLLQKIEQLCAVLPVPVIVKEVGNGIAAPLVERLVEAGVAAVDVAGAGGTSWARVESERAGDAHQRRLGQTFGEWGLPTADCIVQARQVTSTLPLIASGGLRHGLDVAKTLALGADLAGLAMPFLRAASESEEAVADLAEVLMAEIRTVLFCTGQKNVAGLRQAGVLNRTA is encoded by the coding sequence GTGACTGTACTGCCCGCCGTTTCTGAGACCCCCGCCCACGAAACCCAGACCCGTAAGGCCGACCACCTGCGAATCTGTCTAGAGGGGCCGGTGCAGTGCGCCCAAATTACCACCGGGCTGGAGCACTATCGGTTTTCCCACTGCTGCCTGCCGGAGCTCGACTACCAGGATATTGAGTTAAACACGACCTTTTTGGGGCACCGCCTGGGGGCACCGCTGCTGGTCTCCTCAATGACCGGCGGCACCGACGCCGCCCACCAGATCAATCGACGGCTGGCGGCGGTGGCCCAGCGCTACGGGCTGGCTATGGGGGTAGGCTCCCAGCGGGTGGCGGTAGAAAACCCCGACCTGATGGCCACCTTTGCGGTCAGAGCCCAGGCCCCAGACATTCTGCTGCTGGCGAACCTGGGGGCGGTGCAGCTCAACTACGGCTACGGCCTCGACCAGTGCCGCCAGGTGGTCGAAAGGCTGGAGGCCAGCGGGCTGATTTTGCACCTCAACCCGCTGCAAGAGGCGGTACAGACCGGGGGCGACACCAACTTCAAAGGCCTGCTCCAGAAGATTGAGCAGCTCTGTGCCGTGCTGCCGGTACCGGTGATTGTCAAGGAGGTTGGCAACGGTATTGCCGCCCCCCTGGTGGAACGGCTGGTAGAGGCCGGGGTGGCGGCGGTGGATGTGGCCGGGGCCGGGGGCACCTCCTGGGCGCGGGTCGAGAGCGAGCGGGCCGGGGATGCCCACCAGCGACGGCTAGGCCAGACCTTTGGCGAGTGGGGCCTGCCCACAGCGGACTGCATTGTGCAGGCGCGGCAGGTGACATCAACCCTGCCCCTAATTGCCTCCGGCGGGCTGCGCCACGGGCTGGATGTGGCGAAAACCCTGGCCCTGGGGGCCGACCTGGCAGGGTTGGCGATGCCGTTTTTGCGGGCGGCCAGTGAGTCGGAGGAGGCCGTGGCCGACCTGGCGGAAGTGCTGATGGCGGAAATCAGAACAGTACTCTTTTGCACCGGGCAGAAAAACGTGGCCGGGCTCCGGCAGGCCGGGGTGCTGAACAGAACCGCCTAA